One window from the genome of Cryptomeria japonica chromosome 6, Sugi_1.0, whole genome shotgun sequence encodes:
- the LOC131074785 gene encoding uncharacterized protein LOC131074785, whose amino-acid sequence MKFLTWNVKGYNAPDKRRLIKRGFDQIKPEIICIQETKLGREDAARFFGVRQRWSGFFVDSEGASGGLGILWNPLVVQVDPVSCSKHWQMVMVILKIMNFSCFLINVYGPTLAAEKCRLWEDISKLLAEVRPTLAIVVGDFKATLSFSEKRGGVSRMCRTQLHFQTFVDSSALFEVVAKGGSFTWTNRRQGCSNIVEKLDRFFLAGDWNLAPLVFEAEVLAISGSDHFSISLVVQKDGIPLRFPFKVEKYG is encoded by the coding sequence ATGAAGTTCCTAACTTGGAACGTCAAGGGCTACAATGCACCTGACAAGAGACGCCTGATCAAAAGAGGATTTGATCAGATTAAGCCGGAAATAATTTGTATTCAGGAAACAAAATTGGGAAGAGAAGATGCAGCTAGATTTTTTGGTGTTAGGCAGAGGTGGTCTGGTTTCTTTGTGGACTCAGAAGGGGCCTCAGGAGGGCTAGGCATTTTGTGGAATCCATTGGTAGTTCAGGTGGATCCTGTTTCTTGCTCTAAACATTGGCAGATGGTTATGGTGATTTTGAAGATCATGAATTTTTCTTGTTTCCTCATCAACGTCTATGGACCCACATTGGCTGCGGAGAAGTGTCGGTTATGGGAGGATATCTCCAAGCTTTTAGCGGAGGTGAGGCCGACCTTAGCTATTGTTGTTGGGGATTTCAAAGCCACTCTTTCTTTCTCGGAAAAGCGTGGAGGGGTGAGTAGGATGTGCAGGACACAATTGCACTTTCAGACATTTGTGGATTCTAGTGCCCTGTTTGAAGTGGTTGCTAAAGGGGGGAGCTTTACTTGGACAAATAGACGGCAGGGCTGTTCCAACATagttgagaaactagataggttcttccTTGCAGGGGATTGGAATTTGGCTCCCTTAGTCTTTGAGGCAGAAGTCTTAGCAATTTCAGGTTCGGACCATTTCTCGATCTCTTTGGTTGTGCAAAAAGATGGAATTCCGCTTCGGTTCCCTTTCAAGGTGGAAAAATATGGTTAA